In Brachypodium distachyon strain Bd21 chromosome 2, Brachypodium_distachyon_v3.0, whole genome shotgun sequence, one genomic interval encodes:
- the LOC100825201 gene encoding uncharacterized protein LOC100825201, with the protein MVFADWPLLPPELLSCIADCFLATSDIDYYMDFRAVCRSWRSATEDPKNSARPRHWVFIDRVFRTGPSLLVNTATGRFLRKELPMLRDYFVTDTTMDGLLLLMERDSPYALCVLNPLTGYMIRFMVTLPDGVTLEFPTLVCGPSPTLVLLCNKSLMAYLDDTYLVRCTRLILARTFRRVRGQSCLPLDQAD; encoded by the coding sequence ATGGTGTTTGCAGACTGGCCCTTGCTCCCGCCCGAGCTCCTCAGCTGCATCGCCGACTGCTTCCTGGCAACTAGCGACATCGACTACTACATGGACTTCCGCGCCGTGTGCCGCAGCTGGCGCTCCGCCACCGAAGACCCCAAGAATTCAGCACGCCCCCGCCACTGGGTCTTCATCGACAGGGTCTTCCGGACCGGACCATCTCTCTTGGTGAACACCGCCACCGGCCGCTTCCTCCGCAAGGAGCTCCCGATGCTGCGCGACTATTTCGTTACCGATACCACTATGGATGGTCTCCTACTTTTGATGGAACGAGACTCCCCGTACGCCTTGTGCGTCCTCAATCCTCTCACAGGCTACATGATTCGCTTCATGGTGACCCTGCCTGATGGAGTGACTCTGGAGTTTCCTACTCTCGTCTGCGGCCCTTCACCTACCCTCGTCCTgttatgcaacaagtctctcATGGCGTACCTGGATGATACTTACCTCGTCAGGTGTACAAGGCTGATCCTGGCACGAACGTTTCGTCGTGTACGAGGACAGTCTTGCTTGCCCCTTGACCAGGCTGACTGA